TATTTCGCAATCTCATAATTTATTCCTAAATCTTTAAAATTATTTTGTCGATAAATTTCATATAATAAACAAGCCACACTATTACTTAAATTTAAACATCTTGATTCATTACTAATTGGTATTCTGATTGTTTGATTTTTATATTTGTTTAATATTTCTTCAGGTAAACCATTTGTTTCTTGACCAAAAACTAAATATATTTTTTTATTTTGATTAAAATTAAAATTGATTTCATCAGGTCTTGATTCACCTTTTTTAGTTAAAAAATATATTAAATCATTTTCATCAATTGAATTAAGTAATGATTGAAAATCATCATGTTCAAACAAATTAATTTGATTTAAATAATCAGTACTAGCTCGAATCATTCGTTTATCATTTATAAAAAATCCATATGGTCTAATTAAGTGTAGATTAGAAGTAAATGTTGCACAAGAACGAATTATATTACCAGTATTGTATGGAATTTCG
This is a stretch of genomic DNA from Mycoplasmoides pirum ATCC 25960. It encodes these proteins:
- the trmL gene encoding tRNA (uridine(34)/cytosine(34)/5-carboxymethylaminomethyluridine(34)-2'-O)-methyltransferase TrmL, with the translated sequence MSKQSLINIVLYKPEIPYNTGNIIRSCATFTSNLHLIRPYGFFINDKRMIRASTDYLNQINLFEHDDFQSLLNSIDENDLIYFLTKKGESRPDEINFNFNQNKKIYLVFGQETNGLPEEILNKYKNQTIRIPISNESRCLNLSNSVACLLYEIYRQNNFKDLGINYEIAK